In the genome of Acidimicrobiales bacterium, one region contains:
- a CDS encoding winged helix-turn-helix domain-containing protein — MVDDLAGVRPEIALVRWPEQESTRAALRESGHPRVLLLHPSTPAPEPGDALEDWVRIPVAEADLRARVRWLAHRVASAGPGRAGAGAEGGEPVLDDDGLVRVGDRWVALPPVEHRLAQALLARMGTVVTREALARAGWPEGAPGRNALDVHVLRLRRRLAPLDLTIHTVRSRGYLLEAGAPAQGRASS, encoded by the coding sequence ATGGTCGATGACCTCGCCGGCGTGCGTCCCGAGATCGCCCTCGTCCGCTGGCCCGAGCAGGAGTCGACCCGCGCCGCCCTCCGGGAGTCCGGCCACCCCCGGGTGCTGCTCCTCCACCCCAGCACCCCGGCCCCCGAGCCCGGCGACGCGCTGGAGGACTGGGTCCGCATCCCCGTGGCCGAGGCCGACCTGCGAGCCCGCGTCCGCTGGCTGGCCCACCGGGTGGCCTCGGCCGGCCCGGGCCGGGCGGGCGCCGGGGCCGAGGGCGGCGAGCCGGTCCTCGACGACGACGGCCTCGTCCGCGTCGGCGACCGGTGGGTGGCGCTGCCCCCGGTCGAGCACCGGCTGGCCCAGGCCCTCCTGGCCAGGATGGGCACGGTGGTCACCCGGGAGGCCCTGGCCCGGGCCGGCTGGCCCGAGGGGGCGCCGGGGCGCAACGCCCTCGACGTGCACGTCTTGCGGCTCCGGCGGCGCCTGGCCCCCCTCGACCTGACCATCCACACGGTGCGGAGCCGGGGCTACCTGCTGGAGGCCGGCGCCCCGGCCCAGGGCCGGGCCAGCAGCTGA
- a CDS encoding cyclic nucleotide-binding domain-containing protein: MARRETYLDHLASVPLFSACSRRELGKIAKAGDELTVDDGHVLVSQGDAGRECFVVIEGKAVVKRGTRKVATLGPGDCVGELALLDHGPRTATVVADGPMTVFVLGARQFAGVLEDVPSLSRKVMAALASRVRELDSKLFS, encoded by the coding sequence ATGGCCCGCCGTGAGACCTACCTCGACCACCTCGCCTCCGTGCCGCTGTTCTCGGCCTGCTCGCGCCGGGAGCTGGGCAAGATCGCCAAGGCCGGCGACGAGCTCACCGTCGACGACGGCCACGTGCTGGTCAGCCAGGGCGACGCCGGCCGGGAGTGCTTCGTGGTCATCGAGGGCAAGGCGGTGGTGAAGCGGGGCACCCGCAAGGTCGCCACCCTCGGCCCCGGCGACTGCGTCGGCGAGCTGGCCCTCCTCGACCACGGCCCCCGCACGGCCACGGTGGTGGCCGACGGCCCCATGACCGTGTTCGTCCTGGGGGCCCGGCAGTTCGCCGGGGTGCTGGAGGACGTGCCCAGCCTGTCCCGGAAGGTGATGGCCGCCCTGGCCAGCCGGGTGCGGGAGCTGGACTCCAAGCTGTTCTCCTAG
- a CDS encoding ammonium transporter, whose amino-acid sequence MSEEELLSAAAVDGNVAWVLISAALVLFMTPGLAFFYGGMDRSRNVLNMLMMNFWCLITIPILWVVVGFSLAQGGDPLLETGANNFIGNFDYFGLKDIGVSEDGGAFLISIAFLGMFAVITPALISGAVADRMKFAAWAIFAPVWMLLVFVPVFRWVYGGFLGDRGSLDFAGGTAIHVNAGIAALAAVLVLGKRKGWPSEGHPPHSMPLVMIGTGILWFGWFGFNAGSALAANGTAVQAFMNTFLAAAAAGLAWALIERLRDGHFTNLGVASGIVAGLVAITPGAGFVAGMSPIYIGLIAGAICCFAVGLKTKAGYDDALDVVGVHFVGGLVGSLLIGLFSDPEFFGTEVKAGLFNGGGLGLLGEQALANGVTIVYSFIVTAAIMYALKVTIGVRVSDEIEEAGLDLAEHSETAYHDSTASA is encoded by the coding sequence ATGAGCGAGGAAGAGCTGCTCAGTGCAGCCGCAGTCGACGGCAACGTGGCGTGGGTGTTGATCTCTGCGGCCCTCGTGCTGTTCATGACCCCGGGCCTGGCCTTCTTCTACGGAGGCATGGACCGGTCCCGGAACGTCCTGAACATGCTGATGATGAACTTCTGGTGCCTGATCACCATCCCGATCCTCTGGGTGGTCGTCGGCTTCTCCCTGGCCCAGGGCGGGGACCCGCTGCTGGAGACGGGGGCCAACAACTTCATCGGCAACTTCGACTACTTCGGCCTGAAGGACATCGGGGTCAGCGAGGACGGGGGGGCGTTCCTCATCAGCATCGCCTTCCTCGGCATGTTCGCGGTGATCACCCCGGCCCTGATCTCGGGGGCGGTGGCCGACCGCATGAAGTTCGCGGCGTGGGCCATCTTCGCCCCGGTGTGGATGCTCCTGGTGTTCGTGCCCGTCTTCCGCTGGGTCTACGGCGGCTTCCTGGGCGACCGGGGCTCGCTGGACTTCGCCGGCGGAACCGCCATCCACGTCAACGCCGGCATCGCCGCCCTGGCCGCCGTGCTGGTGCTGGGCAAGCGCAAGGGCTGGCCCAGCGAGGGCCACCCGCCGCACTCCATGCCCCTGGTCATGATCGGCACCGGCATCCTGTGGTTCGGGTGGTTCGGGTTCAACGCCGGCTCCGCCCTGGCCGCCAACGGCACCGCCGTCCAGGCCTTCATGAACACCTTCCTGGCCGCGGCGGCCGCCGGCCTGGCCTGGGCCCTCATCGAGCGGCTCCGGGACGGGCACTTCACCAACCTGGGCGTGGCCTCGGGCATCGTGGCCGGCCTGGTGGCCATCACCCCCGGCGCCGGCTTCGTGGCCGGCATGTCGCCCATCTACATCGGCCTCATCGCCGGGGCCATCTGCTGCTTCGCCGTCGGCCTCAAGACCAAGGCCGGCTACGACGACGCCCTCGACGTGGTGGGCGTGCACTTCGTCGGCGGCCTGGTGGGCTCGCTCCTGATCGGCCTGTTCTCCGACCCCGAGTTCTTCGGCACCGAGGTGAAGGCCGGGCTGTTCAACGGCGGTGGCCTCGGGCTCCTCGGGGAGCAGGCCCTGGCCAACGGTGTGACCATCGTGTACTCGTTCATCGTGACGGCGGCCATCATGTACGCCCTCAAGGTCACCATCGGTGTCCGGGTCTCGGACGAGATCGAGGAGGCCGGCCTCGACCTGGCCGAGCACAGCGAGACCGCTTACCACGACAGCACCGCCAGCGCCTGA
- a CDS encoding P-II family nitrogen regulator, whose product MKIVTAIVKPFKLDDVKSALKDAGVVGITVTEVKGFGRQGGHTETYRGTEYKIDFVPKVKLEVVIDDAEVDRVVQAVVAAAATGKIGDGKVWVTPVESIVRIRTGEQGSDAL is encoded by the coding sequence ATGAAGATCGTCACGGCCATCGTCAAGCCGTTCAAGCTCGACGACGTCAAGAGCGCCCTCAAGGATGCCGGCGTCGTCGGCATCACCGTCACGGAGGTGAAGGGCTTCGGCCGCCAGGGCGGCCACACCGAGACCTACCGGGGCACCGAGTACAAGATCGACTTCGTCCCCAAGGTCAAGCTGGAGGTCGTCATCGACGACGCCGAGGTCGACCGGGTCGTCCAGGCCGTGGTGGCCGCGGCGGCCACGGGCAAGATCGGCGACGGGAAGGTGTGGGTCACGCCCGTCGAGAGCATCGTGCGCATCCGCACCGGGGAACAGGGCAGCGACGCCCTCTAG
- the nhaA gene encoding Na+/H+ antiporter NhaA, whose protein sequence is MPHRPTPSRPAAPVRLAQTVWAPVRRFLQVEAAGGAVLAAAVVVALVWASSPWSSSYERLWTTELALGVGGHSIGTDLRHWLDDGLMTLFFFVIGLEIRRELTDGHLASVRAAAVPALGAVGGMVVPALAYLAVNAGGEGAHGWGIPMATDVAFAVGVLALLGSRAPTELKVLLLALAIVDDIGAVVVIAAFYSEGLDLRWALVALAGLGVVVAARVAGLRIVPAYVVLGTVVWFATWRSGVHATIAGVALGLLTPARPQAGPDGAEAPSVAQRLQDRLHPWTSFVVVPLFALANAGIELSADALGDAATSPVSLGVVVGLVLGKPVGVVAAVLLATRLGLGHLPPGLSTRQVVGLGTLAGIGFTVSLFVAGRAFPDPVLAGQAKVGILAASLVAAAVGAAVLWTAGRSEEADPAAP, encoded by the coding sequence GTGCCCCACCGCCCGACCCCCTCCCGGCCCGCTGCCCCGGTCCGCCTGGCCCAGACCGTGTGGGCACCGGTGCGGCGCTTCCTGCAGGTCGAGGCGGCCGGCGGGGCGGTGCTGGCCGCCGCCGTCGTGGTCGCCCTGGTGTGGGCCAGCTCGCCGTGGTCGTCGTCCTACGAGCGGCTCTGGACCACCGAGCTGGCCCTCGGCGTCGGCGGCCACAGCATCGGGACCGACCTGCGGCACTGGCTGGACGACGGGCTGATGACCCTGTTCTTCTTCGTGATCGGCCTGGAGATCCGGCGCGAGCTCACCGACGGGCACCTGGCGTCGGTCCGGGCCGCAGCGGTGCCGGCGCTGGGGGCGGTGGGCGGCATGGTCGTCCCCGCCCTGGCCTACCTGGCCGTCAACGCCGGGGGCGAGGGCGCCCACGGCTGGGGCATCCCCATGGCCACCGACGTGGCCTTCGCCGTCGGGGTGCTGGCCCTGCTCGGGTCCCGGGCGCCGACCGAGCTCAAGGTCCTGCTGCTCGCGCTGGCCATCGTCGACGACATCGGCGCCGTGGTGGTGATCGCCGCCTTCTACTCCGAGGGGCTCGATCTGCGCTGGGCGCTGGTCGCCCTGGCCGGGCTGGGGGTGGTGGTGGCCGCTCGGGTCGCCGGCCTCCGCATCGTCCCCGCCTACGTGGTCCTGGGCACCGTGGTGTGGTTCGCGACGTGGCGCTCGGGCGTGCACGCCACCATCGCCGGGGTGGCCCTGGGCCTTCTCACCCCGGCCCGGCCCCAGGCCGGGCCGGACGGCGCCGAGGCCCCCTCGGTGGCCCAGCGGCTCCAGGACCGGCTGCACCCGTGGACCAGCTTCGTGGTCGTCCCCCTGTTCGCGCTGGCCAACGCCGGCATCGAGCTCTCGGCCGACGCCCTGGGGGACGCCGCCACCTCACCGGTGAGCCTCGGCGTGGTCGTGGGCCTGGTCCTGGGCAAGCCGGTGGGCGTGGTCGCCGCCGTCCTGCTGGCCACCCGGCTGGGCCTGGGCCACCTGCCGCCCGGCCTCTCGACCCGCCAGGTCGTCGGCCTGGGCACCCTGGCCGGCATCGGCTTCACCGTCTCGCTGTTCGTGGCCGGGCGCGCCTTCCCCGACCCGGTCCTGGCCGGCCAGGCCAAGGTGGGCATCCTGGCCGCCTCGCTCGTGGCCGCCGCCGTGGGCGCAGCCGTCCTGTGGACCGCCGGGCGATCGGAGGAGGCCGACCCCGCCGCGCCGTGA
- the gpmA gene encoding 2,3-diphosphoglycerate-dependent phosphoglycerate mutase — MTATLVLVRHGQSTWNAENLFTGWWDCPLSEKGEAEAVEAGRLMAEAGLALDVVHTSLQTRAIRTAELALGAMGLSWLPVRRHWRLNERHYGDLTGRDKAETAARYGAEQVHVWRRSYDVSPPPIAPDNPHDPNADRRYAALPPDVLPTAECLADVVARMLPYWYDGIVADLAAGSTVLVAAHGNSLRALVKHLDGIGDDDIAGLNIPTGVPLVYALDPATMLPAEPGDPLSRSLGDQAAVAAAAAAVAAQART; from the coding sequence ATGACCGCCACGCTCGTCCTGGTCCGCCACGGCCAGAGCACCTGGAACGCCGAGAACCTCTTCACCGGGTGGTGGGACTGCCCGCTGTCGGAGAAGGGCGAGGCCGAGGCGGTCGAGGCCGGCCGGCTGATGGCCGAGGCCGGCCTGGCCCTCGACGTGGTCCACACCTCGCTGCAGACCCGGGCCATCCGCACCGCCGAGCTGGCTCTGGGGGCCATGGGCCTGTCGTGGCTGCCGGTCCGGCGCCACTGGCGCCTCAACGAGCGCCACTACGGCGACCTGACCGGCCGCGACAAGGCCGAGACGGCGGCCCGCTACGGCGCCGAGCAGGTGCACGTGTGGCGCCGCAGCTACGACGTCTCGCCGCCGCCCATCGCCCCCGACAACCCGCACGACCCCAACGCCGATCGCCGCTACGCCGCCCTCCCGCCCGACGTGCTGCCCACCGCCGAGTGCCTGGCCGACGTGGTGGCCCGCATGCTGCCCTACTGGTACGACGGCATCGTCGCCGACCTGGCCGCCGGGAGCACGGTGCTGGTGGCGGCCCACGGCAACAGCCTCCGGGCCCTGGTGAAGCACCTCGACGGCATCGGCGACGACGACATCGCCGGGCTCAACATCCCGACCGGTGTCCCCCTCGTCTACGCCCTCGACCCCGCCACCATGCTCCCGGCCGAGCCCGGCGACCCCCTCAGCCGCAGCCTCGGCGACCAAGCCGCGGTGGCCGCCGCCGCAGCCGCGGTCGCGGCCCAGGCCCGCACCTGA
- a CDS encoding PKD domain-containing protein — translation MRERGTEVRPTRSRPGHLLRATAAATLAALAATLLVLGVPPAPAGAATQTVSNTTSMAIPAGGTAAPDHSPASLYPSPVTISGLTGVTTKVTVKLNNLSHTLGTDLDVLLVGPGGQTVVVVSDAGSNAPISNTSPTFDDAAAGTVPAAVNNVSGIGSGTYKPTNNATGFTGDDWDPPAPAGPYGTTFASFNGTNPNGTWNLYVSDDANGDAGTLAGGWTLTVETGVSTFPGQLQLSAVEYRGTEGGGVATVTISRVTGDDGPVGVTFATGAGSATAGSDYTPVATTVSFADGQTSRTVDVPITQDAVEESTDELVPITLSSPTGGATLGSPTTGEIRIQDDDSRANTFPITVPASGPTLGASYPYPSNIVVAGAGGVVTDVDVTLTGLSHTLIRDLDVVLVAPNGADTLLMGDVGPGGSSPTSNVNLTFSDEAAGGIGQSAPITTGPYKPSRFDDEIPDNLPAPAPAEPWGTTLATLDGTSPNGTWSLYVYDDAGGDIGQIAGGWSLSLTTATASAGGPYTAAEGSPVTLAGSTTPDVSGATYEWDVDGDGQYDDATGQSPTVSAATLAGIGLGDGPDSSSVRVRATAGSAVITSTATTLTITNVVPTATFGDGGDVVLGGDGTVSFAGQADPSAADVTAGLRHSYDFEDDSDFEVGNGTYAGGSTSASATVPASYLSTLGDHVIRGRITDKDGGQTTYTTTIAVVPPPNAAAQADAGEDQLVNAGDEVDLDGTGSSDPEDDPFTYSWAQTGGSPTVTLTGADTVAHSFEAPAGPATLTFTLTVDDDGVGPHTDTDTVTITVNGPPEADAGPDQTVLAESTVTLDGSGSSDPDSGTVLAHSWVQTGGSPTVTLTGADTDSPTFTAPAASTTLTFTLTVDDGDGRTDTDTVAITVNEPPEADAGPDQVVNKDDLAELDGTGSSDPDPLDVLGYSWVQTAGPAVTLTGANTDTPSFTAPEGPATLTFELTVDDGRGGTDTDTDTVTTRVNGPPDADAGPDELAVQGETVTLDGTGSSDPDAGDTLTYAWTQTAGPTVILIGPDTSSPTFTAPASAVPLTFSLTMSDGEGRTDTDTVEISINRRPTAAAGGDQLANTGDTVNLSGAGSSDPDVTDVLGYSWVQIAGPAVTLTGATTVTPSFTAPAGPATLTFELTVDDGRGGTDTDTVTTRVNGPPEADAGPDQAVNDGAAVTLDGRGSSDPDSGTTLGYSWVQTTGPAVTLSGATTAQPTFTAPTGPATLTFELTVDDGQGRTDTDTVQVTVNSIPNADAGPDRLVNLGDTVTLTGAGSTDGDVGDVLGYSWAQTGGTPTVTPTGATTASPTFTAPDGPTTLTFTLTVSDGRGGTDTDTVAIRVNGAPTAGAGDDADAVERTVVTLDGTGSADPDDGTTLGHSWTQTAGPAVTLAGATTAQPTFTMPDTPAVLTFELTVDDGQGRTDTDTVTVTSLPRFTPDEAAVDHTYESLLGRESDPEGLAYWSGLLADGASPKDVATLIAFSTEGTSWVVEQRYQAWLGRPADAGALAYWVPRLQGGRPLLDLELAILSSGELYQRAGGTNGGYVALLYELLLGRAPEPAALTYWQGRLDASTRRRTVANLLLDTDEVERRRVRDAYQRILGRPADAGGLTFFAGVLDSTRDLRRVEIRLAAAGFDQPGSSS, via the coding sequence ATGCGGGAACGGGGGACCGAGGTCCGTCCCACCAGGTCGCGTCCGGGGCACCTGCTGCGGGCCACCGCGGCCGCCACCCTGGCGGCCCTGGCCGCCACCCTGCTCGTCCTGGGGGTCCCGCCGGCGCCCGCCGGGGCCGCCACCCAGACCGTCAGCAACACCACGTCCATGGCCATCCCGGCTGGTGGGACGGCGGCCCCCGACCACAGCCCCGCCAGCCTGTACCCGTCGCCCGTGACCATCAGCGGGTTGACCGGTGTGACCACCAAGGTGACGGTGAAGCTCAACAACCTCAGCCACACCCTTGGCACCGACCTCGACGTCCTCCTGGTCGGCCCGGGCGGCCAGACGGTGGTGGTGGTCTCCGACGCCGGCAGCAACGCGCCGATCAGCAACACCTCCCCGACCTTCGACGACGCCGCCGCCGGCACCGTCCCCGCCGCCGTGAACAACGTCAGCGGCATCGGCTCCGGCACCTACAAGCCGACCAACAACGCCACGGGCTTCACCGGCGACGACTGGGACCCCCCGGCTCCCGCCGGCCCCTACGGCACCACCTTCGCCTCCTTCAACGGCACCAACCCCAACGGCACCTGGAACCTGTACGTCTCCGACGACGCCAACGGCGACGCCGGCACCCTGGCCGGCGGCTGGACCCTCACCGTCGAGACCGGCGTCTCCACCTTCCCGGGCCAGCTCCAGCTGAGCGCGGTCGAGTACCGCGGCACCGAGGGCGGCGGCGTGGCCACCGTGACCATCAGCCGCGTCACCGGCGACGACGGCCCCGTGGGCGTCACCTTCGCCACCGGCGCCGGCTCGGCCACCGCCGGCTCCGACTACACCCCGGTGGCCACCACCGTCTCCTTCGCCGACGGCCAGACCAGCCGCACCGTCGACGTGCCCATCACCCAGGACGCCGTGGAGGAGAGCACCGACGAGCTGGTCCCCATCACGCTCAGCTCCCCCACCGGCGGCGCCACCCTGGGCTCGCCGACCACGGGTGAGATCCGCATCCAGGACGACGACTCCCGGGCCAACACCTTCCCGATCACCGTCCCGGCCAGCGGCCCCACCCTCGGGGCCTCGTACCCGTACCCGTCGAACATCGTCGTGGCCGGGGCCGGCGGGGTGGTGACCGACGTCGACGTGACGCTGACCGGCCTGTCGCACACCCTCATCCGCGACCTCGACGTCGTGCTGGTGGCGCCCAACGGGGCCGACACCCTCCTCATGGGCGATGTCGGGCCCGGTGGGAGCAGCCCGACCTCCAACGTGAACCTGACCTTCAGCGACGAGGCCGCAGGCGGCATCGGCCAGTCCGCCCCCATCACCACCGGGCCCTACAAGCCGTCCCGGTTCGACGACGAGATCCCCGACAACCTCCCGGCCCCGGCCCCGGCCGAGCCCTGGGGCACGACCCTGGCCACCCTCGACGGCACCAGCCCCAACGGCACCTGGAGCCTCTACGTCTACGACGACGCCGGCGGCGACATCGGCCAGATCGCCGGCGGCTGGTCCCTCTCGCTGACCACGGCCACGGCCAGCGCCGGCGGGCCCTACACCGCCGCCGAGGGCTCGCCGGTGACCCTGGCCGGCTCGACCACGCCCGACGTGTCCGGGGCCACCTACGAGTGGGACGTCGACGGCGACGGCCAGTACGACGACGCCACCGGCCAGAGCCCCACCGTCAGCGCCGCAACCCTGGCCGGCATCGGGCTGGGCGACGGGCCCGACTCGTCGTCGGTCCGCGTCCGGGCCACGGCGGGGTCGGCCGTCATCACCTCGACGGCCACCACCCTGACCATCACCAACGTCGTCCCCACGGCCACCTTCGGCGACGGCGGCGACGTCGTCCTGGGCGGCGACGGCACGGTGTCCTTCGCCGGCCAGGCCGACCCGTCGGCCGCGGACGTCACCGCCGGGCTCCGGCACTCCTACGACTTCGAGGACGACAGCGACTTCGAGGTCGGGAACGGGACCTACGCCGGCGGCTCGACCTCGGCCTCGGCCACGGTGCCGGCCTCGTACCTGTCCACCCTGGGCGACCACGTGATCCGGGGCCGCATCACCGACAAGGACGGCGGCCAGACCACCTACACCACCACCATCGCCGTGGTCCCGCCGCCCAACGCCGCGGCCCAGGCCGACGCCGGCGAGGACCAGCTGGTCAACGCCGGTGACGAGGTCGACCTGGACGGCACCGGCTCCAGCGACCCCGAGGACGACCCCTTCACCTACAGCTGGGCCCAGACCGGCGGCAGCCCCACCGTGACCCTCACCGGGGCCGACACCGTCGCACACTCCTTCGAGGCCCCGGCCGGACCGGCCACCCTCACCTTCACCCTCACCGTCGACGACGACGGGGTCGGCCCCCACACCGACACCGACACCGTGACCATCACCGTCAACGGCCCGCCCGAGGCCGACGCCGGGCCCGACCAGACCGTCCTGGCCGAGTCCACGGTGACCCTCGACGGCAGCGGGTCGAGCGACCCGGACAGCGGCACCGTCCTCGCCCACTCCTGGGTGCAGACCGGCGGCAGCCCCACCGTGACCCTCACCGGGGCCGACACCGACAGCCCCACCTTCACCGCCCCGGCGGCGTCGACCACGCTCACCTTCACCCTCACGGTGGACGACGGCGACGGGCGCACCGACACCGACACCGTGGCCATCACCGTCAACGAGCCGCCCGAGGCCGACGCCGGGCCCGACCAGGTGGTCAACAAGGACGACCTGGCCGAGCTGGACGGCACCGGGTCGTCCGACCCCGACCCCCTCGACGTCCTCGGCTACTCGTGGGTCCAGACGGCCGGCCCGGCTGTGACCCTCACGGGCGCCAACACCGACACCCCGAGCTTCACCGCCCCCGAGGGCCCGGCCACCCTGACCTTCGAGCTCACCGTGGACGACGGGCGGGGCGGCACCGACACCGACACCGACACCGTGACCACCCGGGTCAACGGCCCGCCCGACGCCGACGCCGGTCCCGACGAGCTGGCGGTCCAGGGCGAGACCGTGACCCTGGACGGCACCGGGTCGTCGGACCCCGACGCCGGGGACACCCTCACCTACGCCTGGACCCAGACGGCCGGGCCCACGGTCATCCTCATCGGGCCGGACACGTCCTCGCCCACCTTCACCGCTCCGGCGTCGGCCGTCCCGCTGACCTTCAGCCTCACCATGTCCGACGGCGAGGGGCGCACCGACACCGACACGGTGGAGATCTCCATCAACCGCCGACCCACGGCGGCGGCCGGGGGTGACCAGCTGGCCAACACCGGTGACACCGTGAACCTGAGCGGTGCCGGCTCCTCCGACCCCGATGTCACCGACGTCCTCGGCTACTCGTGGGTCCAGATCGCCGGGCCCGCCGTGACCCTCACCGGGGCCACCACGGTGACGCCGAGCTTCACCGCCCCGGCCGGGCCGGCCACCCTCACCTTCGAGCTCACCGTGGACGACGGGCGGGGCGGCACCGACACCGACACCGTGACCACCCGGGTCAACGGCCCGCCCGAGGCCGACGCCGGGCCCGACCAGGCCGTCAACGACGGAGCCGCCGTCACCCTCGACGGCCGCGGGTCGTCCGACCCGGACAGCGGCACCACCCTCGGCTACTCCTGGGTCCAGACCACCGGTCCGGCCGTCACCCTGAGCGGTGCGACCACCGCCCAGCCCACCTTCACCGCCCCGACCGGGCCGGCCACGCTCACCTTCGAGCTGACCGTCGACGACGGCCAGGGCCGCACCGACACCGACACCGTGCAGGTCACGGTGAACTCCATCCCGAACGCCGACGCCGGCCCCGACCGGCTGGTGAACCTGGGTGACACCGTCACCCTCACCGGCGCCGGCTCCACCGACGGCGACGTCGGCGACGTCCTCGGCTACTCGTGGGCCCAGACCGGCGGCACCCCCACCGTCACTCCCACCGGCGCCACCACCGCCTCGCCCACCTTCACCGCCCCCGACGGCCCCACCACCTTGACCTTCACCCTCACCGTGTCCGACGGGCGGGGCGGAACCGATACCGACACCGTGGCCATCCGGGTCAACGGCGCCCCGACCGCCGGTGCCGGGGACGACGCCGACGCGGTGGAGCGCACGGTGGTCACCCTGGACGGGACCGGCTCCGCCGATCCCGACGACGGGACGACCCTGGGCCACAGCTGGACCCAGACGGCGGGGCCGGCGGTGACGCTGGCCGGGGCCACCACGGCGCAGCCCACCTTCACGATGCCCGACACCCCGGCCGTCCTGACCTTCGAGCTCACCGTGGACGACGGCCAGGGACGCACCGACACCGACACCGTCACCGTCACCTCCCTGCCCCGGTTCACCCCCGACGAGGCCGCGGTGGACCACACCTACGAGTCGCTGCTGGGCCGGGAGTCGGACCCGGAGGGCCTGGCGTACTGGTCCGGCCTCCTGGCCGACGGTGCCTCCCCCAAGGACGTCGCCACCCTGATCGCCTTCTCCACGGAGGGCACGAGCTGGGTCGTGGAGCAGCGCTACCAGGCCTGGCTGGGCCGCCCGGCCGATGCCGGGGCGCTGGCCTACTGGGTTCCCCGCCTCCAGGGCGGCCGGCCCCTCCTGGACCTGGAGCTGGCCATCCTGTCCTCCGGTGAGCTCTACCAGCGGGCCGGGGGCACCAACGGCGGCTACGTCGCCCTGCTCTACGAGCTGCTCCTGGGCCGGGCCCCCGAGCCGGCCGCCCTCACGTACTGGCAGGGACGCCTCGACGCGAGCACCAGGCGGCGCACCGTGGCCAACCTGTTGCTCGACACCGACGAGGTCGAGCGCCGCCGGGTCCGGGACGCCTACCAGCGCATCCTGGGCCGCCCGGCCGACGCCGGCGGGCTGACCTTCTTCGCCGGGGTCCTGGACAGCACCCGCGACCTCCGCCGGGTCGAGATCCGCCTGGCCGCAGCGGGGTTCGACCAGCCCGGCTCCTCGAGCTGA